CCGACGCGGTGCCGATCCCGGCCGCACTGGCGCTCCTGCTGCGTGAGAAGCTGACCGGCCAGCCGATCCCCGAGATCGCCGTCCCGGGCGTCGACATGGTCCGCAAATGGATCGAGCAGAAGGCGGGCAAGGACTTCGACGCGCTGGCGAACTCGCTGGAGGACCAGAGGGCGTTCCAGTCGCTCTCGCTCGACATGCTCCAGCACCTCGAATTGACCCGCTCCGAGGAAGTGCCCCAGGAACCCAACGAAGCCGACGATATGGACGGCGACGAGGAGACCGAGGAGCAGGAAGACGGCGGCGAGCAGGGTCAGGACCAGAACCCCGCCGAAATGGCCGCTGAACCCGCATCGGGCGAGGATGAAGGGGACAGCGAATCGGAAGGCGAGACTTCCGACGACATGGAGGAAGGCGACGAGGGCCAGGAAGGTGACGAGGGTATGCTCCCCGTGCGTCCCAACCGCCCCTGGACTGATATTCCCGACAGCTTCGACTACAAGGTTTTCACCGAGGCATTCGACGAAGTCGTCGGTGCGTCCGACCTGTGCGACGAGGAAGAACTGACGCGCCTGCGCGCCTATCTCGATGCGCAGCTCAAGGGTCTGCAGGGCGTGGTAACGCGCCTTGCCAACCGCTTGCAGCGCCGCCTGATGGCGCAGCAGAACCGCTCGTGGGATTTCGACCAGGAGGAGGGCCTGATCGACGCCGCAAGGCTGGCGCGCGTGGTCGTCTCGCCGGGGCAGTCGCTCTCCTACAAGGTTGAGCGCGATGTCGAGTTCAAGGACACCGTCGTCACCCTGCTGCTCGACAATTCCGGCTCGATGCGCGGGCGCCCGATCTCGATCGCCGCGATCAGCGCTGATGTCCTTGCGCGCACGCTGGAGCGCTGCGGCGTCAAGGTCGAGATCCTGGGCTTCACTACTCGCGCCTGGAAGGGTGGACAGGGCCGCGAGGCATGGCTCGCCAGCGGCAAGCCCGCACATCCCGGCCGCCTCAACGACCTGCGCCACATCGTCTACAAGAAGGCTGACGAGCCGTGGCGCCGGGCAAAGAAGAACCTTGGCCTGATGATGCGCGAAGGTCTGCTCAAGGAGAACATCGACGGCGAGGCGCTGCTGTGGGCGCATAGCCGGATGCTCGCCCGGCAGGAGGACCGCCGCATCCTGATGGTCATCTCCGATGGCGCCCCGGTGGACGATTCCACGCTCTCGGTGAACTCCGCCGGCTACCTCGAAGCGCACCTGCGCCGGGTGATCGAATGGATCGAATCGAAATCGCCGGTGCAACTGGTGGCCATCGGCATCGGCCACGACGTGACCCGCTACTACCGCCGCGCGGTGACGATCATGGACGCCGAACAGCTTGGCGGTACGATGATCGAACAACTGGCCGGACTGTTCGAGGAGGAGTGAGCGGCGGCGCGGCTTGACTGCGCCGCTTCGCCGCTTATGCGCCATCGCCTATGACCGACGCATCCAACCTGACGCTGTTCAACAGCCTGACCCGCCAGCTTGAGCCGTTCAAGCCCGTCCATCAGGGCGAGGCGCGCGTTTATACCTGCGGGCCAACGGTCTACAACTATCCCCACATCGGCAACATGCGCGCCTACGTCTTTGCCGACGTGTTGGGGCGGACGCTGAGCCACAAGGGCTACAAGCTCACCCACGTCATCAACATCACCGATGTCGGCCACCTGACCGACGACGCCGATGCCGGCGAGGACAAGATGGAGAAGATGGCGCGCGTGGCTGCGCAGTCGATCTGGGATATCGCCGCGCACTATACGAAGGCTTACTGGGCCGACATCGCCGCGCTTAATATCCGGCAGCCTGCGAAGTGGTCGATCGCTACCGATTACGTGCCGCAGATGATCGAATTTGCAGAGAAGATCGCGCCAAACCACTGCTACGAAATCGAAAGTGGCCTTTATTTCGATGTCTCGACCGTAGCGGACTACGGCCGGCTCGCGCGGGCGGTGACGGACGAAGGGGAGGGCCGCATCGAAGCTGTAGATGGTAAGCGCAACGCCGCTGACTTCGCGATCTGGCGCAAGACACCGCCGGGTGAGGAACGCCAGATGGAATGGGATTCGCCCTGGGGTCCGGGCGCGCCCGGCTGGCACCTAGAATGCTCGGTGATGAGCGGCGACCTGCTGGGCTTCCCGTTCGACATCCACACAGGCGGCATCGATCACCGCGAGATCCATCACCCCAACGAGATTGCCCAGAACCAGGCGTTCTGCTGCACCAATGGCCTCGACGTTCCTGCTAATTCGGGCGCCAAGGTGTGGATGCACAACAATTTTCTCGTCGAACGCTCAGGTAAGATGAGCAAGTCTTCGGGGGAATTCTTGCGGTTGCAACTGCTGATCGACAAGGGTTATCACCCGCTGGGCTACCGCATGATGTGCCTTCAGGCGCATTACCGCAGCGAGCTGGAGTTCAGCTGGGAAGGCCTCGCCGCCGCGCTTGTGCGCCTCAAGCGCATGATTATCGTCGCCGAGCGCCTCGTCGACGTGGAAGCGGGCGAAGCGGCGCACCCCAAGCTCGCGCCGATGCTCGAGACGTTCGAGAAGGCGATCGGCGAAGACCTCAACACGGCCATCGCCCTCACTGCGCTGGAGGAGGTGCTCGCGGCGAAGAAGGTCGATCCATCCGCCAAGCGCGCGGCAGTCGAAACGATGGATGCAGTGCTCGGCTTCGACCTGTTCGGTATTTCGCGCGCCGATTTGCGCCTGCGTCCCAAGACGGCTGCAATCACCGAAGCGGAGATCGACGATGTGCTGGCCCGCCGCAAGCAGGCCCGTGCCGAGAAGGACTTCGCGGCTTCCGACGCCCTGCGCGATGAACTTGCCGCCAAGGGCGTCGAAGCGATGGACGGCGATCCGCTCGGCTGGGAGTGGAAGCTGGGCTGAAAGGTCTTGGCGAGGGCATGCGCAGGGCGGCAAGGCTGATGCAAAACCCGCTCTTGTAACCGCCGGTCACCGCGCCAAGTTTGGGTCTTTGCCGACCCGCGGAGTTCCCCATGACCGTCGCCGTTCTCAACGCCCTTTCGCGTCCATTGCTGGAGGGCAAGATGCCTGAGGGCGTCGAGCCTTTGTGGTTCGATGATACCGAGGAACTCATGGCACTCGCGCCCCGAGCGGAAGTGGCGTGGCTGGACATG
The DNA window shown above is from Novosphingobium sp. P6W and carries:
- the cobT gene encoding cobaltochelatase subunit CobT, with amino-acid sequence MSDESPADRFKSVLTGASRAIAQDTEVEVNWTADAPSSTGTTFRVPMPGRSLPRAAAMQARGYADSFALKLRHHDDKLHMRKAPSEPSARAAYDAVEAVRYEALGANAYAGMADNLDAALMARIASDPISRADTPDAVPIPAALALLLREKLTGQPIPEIAVPGVDMVRKWIEQKAGKDFDALANSLEDQRAFQSLSLDMLQHLELTRSEEVPQEPNEADDMDGDEETEEQEDGGEQGQDQNPAEMAAEPASGEDEGDSESEGETSDDMEEGDEGQEGDEGMLPVRPNRPWTDIPDSFDYKVFTEAFDEVVGASDLCDEEELTRLRAYLDAQLKGLQGVVTRLANRLQRRLMAQQNRSWDFDQEEGLIDAARLARVVVSPGQSLSYKVERDVEFKDTVVTLLLDNSGSMRGRPISIAAISADVLARTLERCGVKVEILGFTTRAWKGGQGREAWLASGKPAHPGRLNDLRHIVYKKADEPWRRAKKNLGLMMREGLLKENIDGEALLWAHSRMLARQEDRRILMVISDGAPVDDSTLSVNSAGYLEAHLRRVIEWIESKSPVQLVAIGIGHDVTRYYRRAVTIMDAEQLGGTMIEQLAGLFEEE
- the cysS gene encoding cysteine--tRNA ligase; amino-acid sequence: MTDASNLTLFNSLTRQLEPFKPVHQGEARVYTCGPTVYNYPHIGNMRAYVFADVLGRTLSHKGYKLTHVINITDVGHLTDDADAGEDKMEKMARVAAQSIWDIAAHYTKAYWADIAALNIRQPAKWSIATDYVPQMIEFAEKIAPNHCYEIESGLYFDVSTVADYGRLARAVTDEGEGRIEAVDGKRNAADFAIWRKTPPGEERQMEWDSPWGPGAPGWHLECSVMSGDLLGFPFDIHTGGIDHREIHHPNEIAQNQAFCCTNGLDVPANSGAKVWMHNNFLVERSGKMSKSSGEFLRLQLLIDKGYHPLGYRMMCLQAHYRSELEFSWEGLAAALVRLKRMIIVAERLVDVEAGEAAHPKLAPMLETFEKAIGEDLNTAIALTALEEVLAAKKVDPSAKRAAVETMDAVLGFDLFGISRADLRLRPKTAAITEAEIDDVLARRKQARAEKDFAASDALRDELAAKGVEAMDGDPLGWEWKLG